In Acidobacteriota bacterium, a single genomic region encodes these proteins:
- the msrA gene encoding peptide-methionine (S)-S-oxide reductase MsrA, whose protein sequence is MRSLFHVSYVPSRFLPFVAVALLAGVLLSGVACGGACPLGAAPANEEESQGTAVEEVAAENVEIATFAGGCFWCMEPPFEKLDGVMSVVSGYTGGEEENPTYKQVSYGRTGHAEAVQVTYDKTRVSYEDLLHVFWRSIDPTQVNGQFADRGTQYRTGIFYHSEEQKRLAEESKQELEENGPFDKPIVTEITEAGPFYEAEDYHQDFYKKNPVRYKSYARGSGRLGFLERTWGSEEEH, encoded by the coding sequence ATGCGTTCGTTATTTCATGTTTCTTACGTCCCTTCGCGGTTCCTTCCCTTCGTCGCCGTCGCGCTTCTTGCCGGCGTGCTCCTATCCGGCGTCGCCTGCGGCGGAGCCTGTCCCCTGGGCGCCGCTCCCGCCAATGAGGAGGAGAGCCAGGGCACGGCGGTGGAGGAGGTGGCGGCGGAGAACGTCGAGATCGCTACCTTCGCCGGCGGTTGCTTTTGGTGCATGGAGCCGCCTTTCGAGAAGCTCGACGGGGTGATGTCCGTCGTCTCCGGGTATACCGGCGGAGAGGAAGAGAACCCGACCTACAAACAGGTCTCCTACGGTCGCACCGGCCACGCCGAGGCAGTGCAGGTCACCTACGACAAGACCCGGGTGAGCTACGAAGACTTGCTCCACGTCTTCTGGCGCAGCATCGATCCGACCCAGGTCAACGGCCAATTCGCCGACCGCGGCACCCAATACCGCACCGGCATCTTCTATCACTCGGAGGAGCAGAAGCGGCTGGCGGAGGAATCCAAGCAGGAGCTGGAAGAGAACGGCCCGTTCGATAAGCCCATCGTCACCGAGATCACCGAGGCGGGACCGTTCTACGAGGCGGAGGACTACCACCAGGACTTCTACAAGAAGAATCCGGTGCGCTACAAGTCCTACGCCCGGGGTTCCGGCCGCCTCGGCTTCCTCGAGCGCACCTGGGGCTCGGAAGAGGAGCATTGA
- a CDS encoding MFS transporter produces MNPALPQSAEARLDELYDQWFEDDGSRFCGELSEDACREVPGNFFLYVASLVLTKLGDALANPKTTLTWVMSAAGAPGALVGLLVPIRESGSMLPQIVLGGWVRRLAVRKWVWVLGSVLQALAIAGIGAAAAFTSGTTAGLLILAAVVVFSLSRSLSSMASKDVKGKILPKGRRGRAGGLAASISGALTMGVALALVGIQPGELSPQTLGLLLAAAGALWLLAAGLFARIAEEPGETDGSADFSDALERLRLLRRETQFRRFVLARALFVSTALAGPYYVLLARERAGEEISLLAYFVLAGGLASTLSSLIWGRWADRSSRRVMLTAAGLASVLGVLVFAVARWQQQWLDSPWVPLVGFFVLSIAHEGVRQGRKTHVVDMAEGNRRTDYVATANTLIGLVLLATSALGALVTWVGPEGMLLILALLGFAGIFVGRGLDEVQSGGR; encoded by the coding sequence ATGAATCCCGCCCTCCCCCAATCCGCCGAGGCTCGTCTCGACGAGCTCTACGATCAGTGGTTCGAGGACGACGGCAGTCGCTTTTGCGGCGAGCTGAGCGAGGACGCCTGCCGGGAGGTGCCGGGAAACTTCTTTCTCTATGTCGCCTCGCTGGTGCTCACCAAGCTCGGGGACGCCCTGGCCAATCCCAAGACCACCCTCACCTGGGTGATGAGTGCCGCCGGGGCTCCGGGTGCTCTGGTGGGACTGCTGGTGCCCATCCGCGAATCGGGCTCCATGCTGCCGCAGATCGTCCTCGGCGGCTGGGTCCGCCGACTGGCGGTGCGCAAATGGGTGTGGGTCTTGGGCAGCGTGCTCCAGGCCTTGGCCATCGCCGGCATCGGCGCCGCCGCGGCCTTTACCTCCGGCACCACCGCCGGGCTCTTGATCCTCGCTGCGGTGGTGGTCTTCAGCCTCTCCCGCAGCCTGTCCTCCATGGCCTCCAAGGACGTCAAGGGCAAGATCCTGCCCAAGGGCCGGCGGGGGCGGGCCGGCGGCCTGGCGGCGAGCATCTCCGGAGCCCTCACCATGGGGGTCGCCCTGGCTCTGGTGGGCATCCAGCCCGGCGAGCTCTCGCCGCAAACGCTGGGGCTCCTGCTGGCTGCCGCCGGTGCCCTCTGGCTCCTCGCCGCCGGCCTCTTCGCCCGCATCGCCGAGGAGCCGGGGGAAACCGACGGCAGCGCGGACTTCTCCGATGCCCTAGAACGCCTGCGGCTGCTGCGCCGGGAAACTCAATTCCGCCGCTTCGTACTCGCCCGAGCGCTTTTCGTCTCCACCGCCCTGGCGGGTCCCTACTATGTGCTCCTGGCCCGGGAGCGAGCCGGTGAGGAGATCTCCCTGCTCGCCTACTTCGTCCTCGCCGGCGGCCTGGCGTCGACCCTCTCGTCGCTGATCTGGGGCCGCTGGGCGGACCGCTCCAGCCGGCGGGTGATGCTCACCGCCGCCGGGCTCGCCAGCGTCCTGGGGGTGCTGGTCTTCGCCGTCGCCCGCTGGCAGCAGCAGTGGCTGGACAGCCCCTGGGTGCCGCTGGTGGGCTTCTTCGTCCTCAGCATCGCCCACGAGGGCGTGCGCCAGGGCCGCAAAACCCACGTCGTCGACATGGCCGAGGGCAACCGCCGCACCGACTACGTGGCCACCGCCAACACCCTCATCGGCCTGGTGCTGCTGGCCACCAGCGCCCTGGGCGCCCTGGTCACCTGGGTCGGCCCGGAGGGCATGCTGTTGATTCTCGCCCTGCTGGGCTTTGCCGGCATCTTCGTCGGGCGCGGTCTGGACGAGGTGCAAAGCGGTGGGAGGTAG